One window of the Nocardioides jiangxiensis genome contains the following:
- a CDS encoding DUF3515 domain-containing protein, whose amino-acid sequence MSSRSLVLPALTVAALLTGCGSDSVEIASTRVDAADRTTCQQLVRALPATLDHLVTRAVVPRTALGHAWGDPAVVLTCGVTMPADFQPGASCEEINGVGWFVPTEQFGDLSEDLTVYTIGRDPVVEVVIPAEHRRDAAFPGDALATLAAPVKQAIPKAERCV is encoded by the coding sequence ATGTCCTCGCGCTCCCTCGTGCTGCCCGCCCTCACCGTCGCCGCCCTGCTGACCGGATGCGGCTCCGACAGCGTCGAGATCGCCAGCACCCGGGTCGACGCCGCCGACCGCACTACATGCCAGCAGCTCGTGCGCGCCCTCCCGGCGACCCTCGACCACCTGGTGACGCGCGCGGTCGTGCCGCGGACGGCGCTCGGCCACGCCTGGGGCGACCCGGCGGTGGTGCTGACCTGCGGCGTGACGATGCCTGCCGACTTCCAGCCGGGCGCCTCCTGCGAGGAGATCAACGGTGTGGGCTGGTTCGTCCCGACCGAGCAGTTCGGCGACCTGTCGGAGGACCTGACCGTCTACACCATCGGCCGCGACCCGGTCGTCGAGGTGGTGATCCCGGCCGAGCACCGCCGCGACGCGGCGTTCCCTGGCGACGCGCTCGCGACCCTCGCCGCGCCGGTGAAGCAGGCGATTCCGAAGGCCGAGCGCTGCGTCTGA
- a CDS encoding Lrp/AsnC ligand binding domain-containing protein, which translates to MSVHAYILIQTDVGHAAEVTHALTSVPGVVSADDVNGPYDVIVRAEARSVDALGTDVVAKIQALDGITRTLACPVVRL; encoded by the coding sequence ATGTCCGTCCACGCCTACATCCTGATCCAGACCGACGTCGGGCACGCCGCGGAGGTGACGCACGCGCTGACCTCCGTGCCCGGAGTGGTCTCCGCCGATGACGTCAACGGTCCGTACGACGTGATCGTGCGCGCCGAGGCCCGCAGCGTCGACGCGCTCGGCACCGACGTGGTGGCGAAGATCCAGGCGCTCGACGGCATCACCCGCACGCTGGCCTGCCCCGTCGTACGTCTCTGA
- the pyrE gene encoding orotate phosphoribosyltransferase, which yields MTDEILTQLAADIDATCRLRGEFVLRSGQVSDTYFDKYLFEAQPALLERVAAQMVDLLPEGTELLGGLEMGGIPIATMVSAKTGIPVIFIRKKAKEYGTAKLAEGPAFDGKRVTLIEDVITSGGAVRDAVNALRPAGAVIDTVVCAIDRSPEGNPLDDVALEIRPVLTRADLDAAAEARG from the coding sequence GTGACTGACGAGATCCTGACCCAGCTTGCCGCCGACATCGACGCCACGTGCCGCCTCCGCGGCGAGTTCGTCCTGCGCTCCGGGCAGGTCTCCGACACCTACTTCGACAAGTACCTGTTCGAGGCACAGCCGGCGCTGCTCGAGCGCGTGGCCGCGCAGATGGTCGACCTGCTCCCGGAGGGCACCGAGCTCCTCGGCGGGCTCGAGATGGGCGGTATCCCGATCGCCACGATGGTGAGCGCCAAGACCGGCATCCCGGTGATCTTCATCCGCAAGAAGGCCAAGGAGTACGGCACGGCCAAGCTGGCCGAGGGCCCGGCGTTCGACGGCAAGCGCGTGACCCTGATCGAGGACGTCATCACCTCCGGTGGTGCGGTCCGCGACGCCGTCAACGCGCTCCGTCCGGCCGGCGCGGTCATCGACACCGTCGTCTGCGCGATCGACCGCAGCCCCGAGGGCAACCCGCTCGACGACGTCGCCCTGGAGATCCGGCCGGTGCTGACGCGTGCGGACCTCGACGCTGCGGCGGAGGCCCGCGGATGA
- a CDS encoding DAK2 domain-containing protein: MFDITTVARFVELATDALADAREEIDALNVYPVPDGDTGTNMFLTVQAGRDALLESVARGDDAETALKALARGSLMGARGNSGVILSQLLGALVARMRKAGPEERKSVVLAEAFRDGCEASYAAVGTPVEGTILSVMKAAAEAAMAVAPNDSSAPTIAAAAEAARVALERTPQQLKLLADSGVVDAGGRGLVVVFEAAEEALTGRRRVEPTKARGERSVPLVLPTDDLTEDGPAYEVMYLLDADDAVVGDLRAELAGLGDSLVVVGGDGLWNVHIHTDDVGAAIEAGIHVGRPHRVQVTHFAEQVAAAKARRPIGVGRSIVAVTAGPGLQQLFEEAGAITVATEPGLRPSAAEILRAIDASGAAEVVVLPNDPDSLQVAEIAARGAEESGRVKVAVIPSQAQVQGLAAVAVHEPGRPFDQDVVAMTAAARHARHGAVTVAARKAITSAGACSPGDVLGAIDGDFVVVGDDLFDVAYGVLGRLIGGGGAELVTLVAGQDAGDLAERLAKMVARRHPVLDVVVYDGGQARYPLLVAVE; this comes from the coding sequence ATGTTCGACATCACGACGGTCGCGCGCTTCGTCGAGCTCGCGACCGACGCCCTCGCCGACGCGCGTGAGGAGATCGACGCGCTCAACGTCTATCCCGTTCCCGACGGCGACACCGGCACGAACATGTTCCTGACCGTCCAGGCGGGTCGTGACGCCCTGCTCGAGTCGGTCGCGCGCGGGGACGACGCGGAGACCGCTCTCAAGGCGCTCGCCCGTGGGTCGCTCATGGGCGCGCGCGGGAACTCCGGCGTCATCCTCAGCCAGCTGCTCGGCGCGCTCGTCGCCCGGATGCGCAAGGCCGGTCCCGAGGAGCGCAAGTCCGTCGTCCTCGCGGAGGCGTTCCGCGACGGCTGCGAGGCGTCGTACGCCGCAGTCGGCACGCCCGTCGAGGGCACCATCCTCAGCGTGATGAAGGCGGCTGCCGAGGCGGCGATGGCCGTCGCCCCCAACGACAGCTCCGCGCCGACCATCGCGGCGGCTGCCGAGGCCGCGCGCGTCGCGCTGGAGCGCACCCCGCAGCAGCTCAAGCTCCTGGCCGACTCGGGCGTCGTCGACGCGGGCGGCCGTGGCCTGGTCGTGGTCTTCGAGGCCGCCGAGGAGGCGCTGACCGGTCGTCGCCGGGTCGAGCCCACCAAGGCCCGGGGCGAGCGTTCGGTGCCCCTCGTGCTCCCGACCGACGACCTCACCGAGGACGGTCCGGCCTACGAGGTGATGTACCTCCTCGACGCCGACGACGCGGTGGTGGGAGACCTGCGCGCCGAGCTCGCGGGCCTGGGCGACTCGCTCGTGGTCGTGGGCGGCGACGGCCTGTGGAACGTCCACATCCACACCGACGACGTCGGTGCCGCCATCGAGGCCGGCATCCACGTGGGCCGTCCGCACCGGGTCCAGGTGACGCACTTCGCCGAGCAGGTCGCGGCCGCCAAGGCGCGTCGCCCGATCGGCGTGGGTCGCTCGATCGTCGCGGTCACCGCGGGGCCCGGCCTCCAGCAGCTCTTCGAGGAGGCTGGCGCCATCACGGTCGCCACCGAGCCCGGGCTGCGCCCGAGTGCCGCGGAGATCCTGCGCGCGATCGACGCCAGCGGCGCGGCGGAGGTCGTCGTGCTGCCCAACGACCCCGACTCGCTCCAGGTCGCCGAGATCGCGGCCCGAGGCGCCGAGGAGTCGGGCCGCGTGAAGGTGGCGGTCATCCCGAGCCAGGCGCAGGTGCAGGGCCTCGCGGCGGTCGCGGTCCACGAGCCCGGGCGCCCGTTCGACCAGGACGTGGTCGCGATGACGGCCGCGGCCCGCCACGCCCGCCACGGCGCGGTCACGGTCGCCGCCCGCAAGGCGATCACGAGCGCCGGCGCCTGCAGCCCCGGTGACGTGCTCGGCGCGATCGACGGGGACTTCGTGGTCGTCGGCGACGACCTCTTCGACGTGGCCTACGGGGTGCTGGGCCGCCTCATCGGCGGTGGCGGCGCGGAGCTGGTGACGCTCGTCGCGGGCCAGGACGCCGGCGACCTCGCCGAGCGCCTCGCGAAGATGGTGGCCCGACGTCATCCGGTCCTCGACGTGGTGGTCTACGACGGCGGCCAGGCTCGGTACCCGCTGCTGGTCGCGGTGGAGTGA
- the rpmB gene encoding 50S ribosomal protein L28 translates to MAAVCDICAKKPGFGNNRPWSRKITKRRFNPNIQRVRATVNGAPKRLNVCTGCLKAGKVTR, encoded by the coding sequence GTGGCTGCCGTCTGCGACATCTGCGCCAAGAAGCCCGGCTTCGGCAACAACCGTCCGTGGTCGCGCAAGATCACGAAGCGTCGCTTCAACCCGAACATCCAGCGCGTCCGCGCCACCGTCAACGGTGCGCCGAAGCGCCTCAACGTGTGCACCGGCTGCCTGAAGGCTGGCAAGGTCACTCGCTGA
- a CDS encoding ATP-dependent DNA helicase RecG, which translates to MITLGTKVEAVLGDQPRKRKAIVEGLGIETVEDLLHHFPRRYLETGRLSDLGSLREGQLLTIVGEVAAAETKSYTDRRTGKPAYRVEVLLRADGAGRLKMTFFAKSQWIVKSWGEKLHPGRRGVFQGKASQFGQQWQLTNPSMVLFGPGGGDESGALLSMENMPKFFPIYPLTKGVETWDLQRACAFALSVLDEVPEPLDEDLRQRYGVVGRRQAIEWIHAPDEFAQVSAARRRFRFEEALTLQLVLGRRRRELMAQGAQARTGGVSRILEAFDARLPFELTKGQRAVGEEIEAELAQPHPMHRLLQGEVGSGKTLVALRAMLRTVDSGGQAVLLAPTEVLAQQHYRSISAMLGDLAGGGMLGGADESTGVALLTGSMTRAQRQQALLDIVTGDAGIVIGTHALLEKSVEFHDLGLVVVDEQHRFGVEQRAALTDKAGSPPHVLVMTATPIPRTVAMTVFGDLEVSTLSELPAGRAPIQTNVVPLADAPHWLGRVWERVREEVAKGHQAYVVCPRISGDVVESGQQDVVHYDEDGNPVAPPRPLAAVEEVAAELRAGALSGLRVGVLHGRLQPEEKDRTMRAFAAGEIDVLVSTTVIEVGVDVANATAMVLLDADRFGVSQLHQLRGRVGRGGLPGLCLLVSWAEFGTDARERLDAVASTTDGFTLSQVDLEQRREGDVLGKRQSGGRSSLVTLKVLRDEDVILEARRAADELLDEDLALGQVPLLRDAVVETERSVESEFLERG; encoded by the coding sequence GTGATCACTCTCGGGACCAAGGTCGAAGCCGTCCTCGGCGACCAGCCGCGCAAGCGCAAGGCGATCGTCGAAGGGCTCGGCATCGAGACCGTCGAGGACCTCCTCCACCACTTCCCCCGCCGCTACCTCGAGACGGGCAGGCTCAGTGACCTCGGCAGCCTCCGCGAGGGCCAGCTCCTGACCATCGTCGGCGAGGTCGCCGCGGCGGAGACGAAGTCCTACACCGACCGGCGCACCGGCAAGCCGGCGTACCGCGTGGAGGTGCTGCTCCGCGCCGACGGTGCCGGTCGCCTCAAGATGACGTTCTTCGCCAAGAGCCAGTGGATCGTCAAGAGCTGGGGCGAGAAGCTCCACCCCGGCCGCCGTGGGGTCTTCCAGGGCAAGGCGTCGCAGTTCGGCCAGCAGTGGCAGCTCACCAACCCGTCGATGGTCCTCTTCGGCCCGGGCGGGGGAGACGAGAGCGGCGCCCTGCTGTCGATGGAGAACATGCCGAAGTTCTTCCCGATCTACCCCCTCACCAAGGGCGTGGAGACCTGGGACCTGCAGCGTGCGTGCGCCTTCGCGCTGAGCGTGCTCGACGAGGTGCCGGAGCCTCTCGACGAGGACCTCCGGCAGCGGTACGGCGTCGTCGGCCGCCGCCAGGCGATCGAGTGGATCCACGCGCCCGACGAGTTCGCCCAGGTGAGCGCAGCCCGGCGGCGGTTCCGCTTCGAAGAGGCCCTCACCCTGCAGCTGGTGCTCGGCCGGCGGCGGCGCGAGCTGATGGCGCAGGGTGCCCAGGCGCGCACCGGGGGAGTGAGCCGCATCCTCGAGGCGTTCGACGCGCGGCTGCCGTTCGAGCTGACCAAGGGCCAGCGGGCGGTCGGCGAGGAGATCGAGGCGGAGCTCGCGCAGCCGCACCCGATGCACCGGCTGCTCCAGGGCGAGGTCGGCTCCGGCAAGACCCTCGTCGCCCTCCGCGCCATGCTGCGCACCGTGGACTCCGGTGGCCAGGCGGTGCTGCTGGCTCCGACGGAGGTGCTCGCCCAGCAGCACTACCGCTCGATCAGCGCCATGCTCGGTGACCTCGCGGGCGGGGGCATGCTCGGCGGAGCCGACGAGTCCACCGGCGTCGCGCTGCTGACCGGATCCATGACCAGGGCACAGCGCCAGCAGGCCCTCCTCGACATCGTCACGGGAGACGCGGGCATCGTCATCGGCACCCATGCACTGCTGGAGAAGTCCGTCGAGTTCCACGACCTCGGGCTCGTCGTCGTCGACGAGCAGCATCGCTTCGGCGTCGAGCAGCGTGCGGCACTCACCGACAAGGCGGGTTCGCCACCGCACGTCCTGGTCATGACCGCCACCCCGATCCCGCGCACGGTCGCGATGACCGTCTTCGGCGACCTCGAGGTGTCGACGCTCTCCGAGCTCCCGGCCGGGCGCGCGCCGATCCAGACCAACGTCGTCCCACTGGCCGATGCGCCGCACTGGCTGGGCCGGGTCTGGGAGCGCGTGCGCGAGGAGGTCGCCAAGGGCCACCAGGCCTACGTCGTGTGCCCCCGCATCTCCGGTGACGTCGTCGAGAGCGGCCAGCAGGACGTCGTGCACTACGACGAGGACGGCAACCCGGTCGCCCCGCCCCGGCCGCTGGCCGCGGTGGAGGAGGTCGCGGCCGAGCTGCGTGCCGGTGCGCTGAGCGGTCTCCGGGTCGGCGTACTCCACGGGCGGCTGCAGCCGGAGGAGAAGGACCGGACCATGCGTGCGTTCGCGGCGGGTGAGATCGACGTGCTCGTCTCCACCACCGTGATCGAGGTCGGCGTCGACGTCGCCAACGCGACCGCGATGGTGCTGCTCGACGCCGACCGCTTCGGCGTCTCGCAGCTCCACCAGCTGCGGGGCCGTGTGGGCCGCGGTGGGCTGCCCGGCCTGTGCCTGCTGGTGTCCTGGGCCGAGTTCGGCACCGATGCACGCGAGCGCCTCGACGCCGTGGCCTCGACGACCGACGGCTTCACGCTCAGCCAGGTCGACCTCGAGCAGCGCCGGGAGGGCGACGTCCTCGGCAAGCGCCAGTCCGGCGGCCGGTCGTCGCTGGTCACCCTCAAGGTGCTGCGCGACGAGGACGTGATCCTCGAGGCGCGCAGGGCGGCCGACGAGCTGCTGGACGAGGACCTCGCCCTCGGACAGGTGCCGCTCCTGCGTGACGCGGTGGTGGAGACTGAGCGCTCGGTCGAGTCCGAGTTCCTGGAACGGGGTTGA
- a CDS encoding D-alanine--D-alanine ligase family protein, with translation MSDAKPRIVVLFGGRSTEHGISCVTGGSVLAAVDREKYDVVPVGITRDGQWVLESGDLERLKIKDRQTPTVDGSLPPVTLTQAEDGSELVVHEAAGPRSLGHVDAVFPLLHGPWGEDGTLQGQLEMAGVRYVGAGVLASAVSMDKGFMKVALTAAGVPTMPSIVVTAREWARDAAACRARSEELGYPLFVKPARGGSSIGISKVHDASEVDAAITTAMEHDPRVLVEGFAAGVREIECGVLQLPDGELRTSLPAEIRIGGDHEFYDFEAKYLPGEHTEIDCPAKVEDELLDRMQELAKKTFDAVACEGLARVDFFVFPDGSLVVNELNTMPGFTPSSMYPQMWGASGIDYTELVDLLIQQALSRGTDLR, from the coding sequence ATGAGCGACGCGAAGCCCCGCATCGTCGTCCTCTTCGGGGGGCGCTCGACGGAGCACGGCATCTCGTGCGTCACGGGCGGCAGCGTCCTCGCCGCGGTCGACCGCGAGAAGTACGACGTCGTCCCCGTCGGCATCACGCGGGACGGCCAGTGGGTGCTGGAGTCCGGTGACCTCGAGCGACTGAAGATCAAGGACCGCCAGACGCCGACCGTCGACGGCTCGCTCCCGCCGGTCACCCTGACCCAGGCCGAGGACGGCTCCGAGCTGGTCGTGCACGAGGCAGCCGGCCCGCGGTCGCTCGGCCACGTCGACGCGGTCTTCCCGCTGCTCCACGGTCCGTGGGGCGAGGACGGCACCCTCCAGGGCCAGCTCGAGATGGCGGGGGTCCGCTACGTCGGCGCCGGCGTCCTCGCGTCCGCCGTCAGCATGGACAAGGGGTTCATGAAGGTCGCGCTCACCGCGGCCGGCGTCCCCACGATGCCGTCGATCGTCGTGACCGCGCGCGAGTGGGCCCGCGACGCGGCCGCATGCCGTGCCCGTTCCGAGGAGCTGGGCTACCCGCTCTTCGTGAAGCCGGCGCGTGGCGGCTCCAGCATCGGCATCTCCAAGGTGCACGACGCCTCCGAGGTCGACGCGGCGATCACGACCGCGATGGAGCACGACCCGCGCGTGCTGGTGGAGGGCTTCGCTGCCGGCGTGCGCGAGATCGAGTGCGGCGTCCTGCAGCTCCCGGACGGCGAGCTGCGCACGTCGCTGCCGGCCGAGATCCGCATCGGCGGCGACCACGAGTTCTACGACTTCGAGGCCAAGTACCTGCCCGGTGAGCACACCGAGATCGACTGCCCCGCGAAGGTCGAGGACGAGCTCCTCGACCGGATGCAGGAGCTCGCGAAGAAGACCTTCGACGCGGTGGCCTGCGAGGGCCTGGCACGGGTCGACTTCTTCGTGTTCCCCGACGGCTCGCTGGTCGTCAACGAGCTCAACACGATGCCCGGCTTCACGCCGAGCTCGATGTACCCCCAGATGTGGGGCGCCTCGGGCATCGACTACACCGAGCTCGTCGACCTGCTGATCCAGCAGGCGCTCTCGCGCGGTACCGACCTCCGCTGA
- a CDS encoding thiamine-phosphate kinase encodes MASATFPSDATLADVGEFPLIDALTALFDTAEHVLVGPGDDAAVLRIRNGHVVVSTDLMVEGRHFRRDWVPAEDVGARAAAQNLSDINAMGGSATSVTLGIAAPADLPVAWVLDFARGFAAECAKVGAVVVGGDVTRSETLVVSVTVLGGCTVSPVLRSGARPGDVVALCGRQGWAAGGLAVLGRGFRSPRVLVEAYRRAEPPYAAGQVAADAGATAMIDVSDGLVADAGHVAEASGVVIDLRTDAFEIPEPLHAVGSALGADPMQFILGGGDDHPLLATFARPKDVPAGWTVIGAVREADDDGARVLVDGAPYAGPAGWTHF; translated from the coding sequence ATGGCCTCCGCGACCTTCCCCTCCGACGCCACCCTCGCCGACGTCGGTGAGTTCCCGCTCATCGACGCGCTCACGGCGCTGTTCGACACGGCGGAGCACGTGCTGGTTGGCCCCGGGGACGACGCCGCGGTGCTCCGGATCCGCAACGGACACGTCGTCGTCTCGACCGACCTGATGGTCGAGGGTCGGCACTTCCGGCGCGACTGGGTGCCGGCCGAGGACGTCGGGGCCCGGGCCGCCGCCCAGAACCTCTCCGACATCAACGCGATGGGTGGCAGCGCCACGTCGGTCACGCTCGGCATCGCCGCGCCTGCGGACCTCCCGGTCGCCTGGGTGCTCGACTTCGCCCGTGGATTCGCCGCCGAGTGCGCGAAGGTCGGGGCGGTCGTCGTCGGTGGCGACGTGACGCGCTCCGAGACGCTCGTCGTCTCGGTCACCGTCCTGGGCGGGTGCACGGTCTCGCCCGTGCTCCGGTCCGGCGCACGGCCCGGTGACGTCGTCGCGCTCTGCGGCCGACAGGGCTGGGCCGCCGGCGGCCTCGCGGTGCTCGGCCGCGGCTTCCGGTCACCGCGCGTGCTGGTGGAGGCCTACCGCCGCGCCGAACCGCCGTACGCCGCCGGGCAGGTGGCCGCCGACGCCGGCGCCACCGCCATGATCGACGTCTCCGACGGCCTGGTGGCCGACGCGGGCCACGTGGCCGAGGCATCGGGGGTCGTCATCGACCTGCGTACCGATGCGTTCGAGATCCCCGAGCCGCTGCACGCGGTGGGCTCGGCGCTGGGCGCGGACCCGATGCAGTTCATCCTCGGCGGGGGAGACGACCACCCGCTCCTGGCGACGTTCGCCCGCCCGAAGGACGTCCCGGCAGGCTGGACCGTGATCGGTGCTGTCCGGGAGGCTGACGACGACGGAGCTCGCGTCCTCGTCGACGGCGCGCCGTACGCCGGCCCGGCCGGCTGGACCCACTTCTGA